The region aaaaaaaaataattattatcgTAGCACCGACAGTAATCGCCCCCAAATTTAACCAAAAGGTCTGAAAATTGGGGACACAGTGTCGTTTTGGATACCCTAAAGAACCCCACCTTGTGTAAGCATGTTGGCAATGGGTAAGACCAGCTCTCATTTGCCCCCTCACCTTTTGGTTGGAACCATGTGGAGGCTGGGTGGGCATCTTGACTAGTGCTTGTTTTAATTCACTCAGACAGCATTTTTATAGACCTTATTAGGTCGTCTTGATGTGCTCCGAACCGACAACGATAGGGATTAAAGAGCCAACTTCTTTCGACAGTCGGGGGACTCAAACTAGGggggttatttttaaaaaaattaggagcttttatttagtttttttgagtttatttttatctgaatttaatttaatttacagtcgttattttatttaattaataattatattgtaGTCCCAACTCCAATAAATCAATTTGgtttgatttaatttgatattctGATTCTAATGAATGTAGGtttaaatcattcaaatttaaataaaatcaaattatcttaaattttaataatttatatttgaactTACTTTCACCGTATTCTTATTTTCTTCAATGAATTATATGCTAAATTAATtctctaaaataatatttttatcttaacgaaatataaaaaaaaaactatagatTTCAATTGAagatgttttaataaaaaaaaactattaataagacttcaataattaaaatttcattaaataattaataaattaaaattttaaaaaccaaatAGGATCATACAAATTATTGTTAAATtcgatatttttatttaatgaatgtGTATTATAACAGGCCCAAACGATGAATAAACCTaataaaaacaagacaaaatCGATGTAGCATTTTAAGGAAAGGGGACATTCTTTATAGGGAATTCTTTTTGTTGGTTCTTATAAAGGAAAGGGATTTTACTATAAAAGCAAAATCCATGCTGAAGGGAACACAAATCCAATaacccaaaagaaaaaaacaaagacaaaagaaaCTGGTCTAAATGGTAAAAACTGTAGTCTCAAATATAGCTGACAAACACCAGACTCTGCCTGCACCCTGCACCCATAtaattttttcgaaaattttaatgaaaaaaggAGATTGAAATTGTTTTTTTAGACCCCAAACTTCAGGCAGTGGCAGTGAAAAAGCTAATATTGTTATTCTCTTCTCTACTCAaatgcatcatcatcatcatctggaAGAGGTTGGCTAGCTGCTGCTGCAAGCTCAGCTTCATGTCTGTCATTATCAAAACGGATTAAATCAAAAACACAGCCTTCCGTTTAATACCAATATATCAAAGGGTTTGATTTTCGAATGATAAAAAAAGGGGAGCAATCAATATATCATAACGTTCGATTTAATAccgatatatatatatcagtgtTGAACATCAAGTATATGTCCGACACATAAAACTAGACACGAGTATGATGATGTGAAAGAGGGAGGGTAATGATTTTATTACCACATCTCTTCCGGACGTACATATCCAAAGACCTGTCAACTAAGCGGGTTTGATTGGGTTCGAATCAGATAAATCTAGATTGAATTCAGATTTTAAACTATTTGTGGGTTCAGGTTTTAAGTAAATCAAGCATGTCATTCAAATTTCAGTTCGAGTTGGTAGACTCAGATAGTTGCAGTTTTATAACTAATAAAGAAGTTTTTGTAACTGACTCAGATAACCAAGCTGATAACAGCAATACGAAATGAAAAATGTAAAAACAAGTTTTTGGCAAGCGATACTTACTGTTGCTGTGCAGCCAAGTCGATGTGTACTTCAGGAGGAGCAAGAGCAGGTGACTCCACAAAGTGAAGATTAGGATCACTAAAATCATCCAAACAGATATAATTATTAGGCAATAATCAAAAACATTGGCATATAAACATTTATTACAAGCACGAGAAGGTAAGTTAGGTTACCCTGCAAGCTTCCGGGCAAGGTACAAGAAAGGCTTCTCAAAATTGTAGTTGCTCTTGGCTGAGATTTCATAGTATTGCAGATTCTTCTTCCTGTGGAATGTAACCTGCTTTGCCTTAACCTGCCTGTTCTTAACATCAACCTTGTTACCACATAGAACAATAGGAATATTCTCGCACACCCTGCATTTGACACAACATAGTTAACGTGAAGTTCATCCACAAAAGCCAAAAACGAAACCATAAACAATAAGACAACTTCAACACACCTGCAAAGATCACGGTGCCAGGTAGGAACATTCTTGTATGTCAAACGGGCAGTAACGTCAAACATAATTATAGCACATTGCCCATGGATACTGCAACACGATGTGCATGGAGAATACAACACTTAATAAAGCAATAATAGCaacacataaaacatttaaatttatataaactgATGGTTGCAGAAAAGGAAAAACAGAATCTTCAAACCATAACTAAAACTAATTACTTTGCCATGTTAACATTCATTTAAGGATCATACAAAATAATAAAGCAAACATCATGATATAGATATGAACCCAtgatgcatggcaaacaaacaccAGCAAGTTAAAACTCATTCATGATGCATAAAACCACTTACTAGTAACCATCTCGAAGACCACCAAACTTTTCCTGTCCAGCAGTATCCCAGCAGTAGAATCGGATTTTCCCACAGTTAGTGAAGAAGTCCAAAGGGTGAACCTCCACACCGATCGTTGCTGCACAATCAAATCAGTAAAGCAATCCCAATAAGAATTTCATAACAAGCCAATCAAACCAAGATTTTTTATCAAAAACAACGTAGTCACTTACGCTCATATTTCTTTTCAAACTCTCCAGTCAGATGCCTCTTCACAAATGTGGTCTTTCCTGCAAAACCCCATTGTAACACGATCAAGTAAGCTCAAAACAATGCATAATATAGTGTTCGGATGAACTTAAAAGCCTTTCATTCCAATGAATCACAAAGTGTAATCTAAACCTTTGTATAATTCAAAATTAGAGAGCATTAACATCATATTAAGGTATTTTCAAGATTAAAGATTTCAAGCCAAAAAATggttataaaaatttcaaaagttacttacatgttaatattttaatcaaaaataaaaattctaaatctTCACTGTATATTACtatgtaaaaacaaaatttatcgCGCTTCGTATGATCATTTCGTATTCGTATCATTGCTTACAAGGTTTTAACCATTCATATAAATGAActcaataactaaaataaatagcaaatatttctcttttttctttcccgTACAAAAAAAAGACTTATAAAACAACAATCTACGAgcaatgaaagaaaaaagaaaaataccaGTGCCTCCATCGCCGACGATAACGAGCTTAAAGCTCGGATAATCAACAGTCTGTTGGTTCGGTAAAGCCTGCACCACAaagaaggcaaaaaaaaaaagaacaaaaaatatcaaaattaaaatcataaattacCATTCCAGATTCCAAATCAAACCAAAACAGCAAAATactcacacacacaaaaaaaagagcaaaaatttagcaaaaaaattataatatcaagaGAAAGGGAGAGGAGTCACCATTGATTACGAAACTCGAACTATTTGCGTTAAGTAGAATCGAGAGGAATGGAACGTAGAGAATTGGGGGAAGAGACGGCGGCAATAGCTAGGGTTTATATAAGAGGGTCTTTTCAGGGGTCTTAGCGCTAGGCCATATTGGCTTTAAATCAACGCGACTCTCACTACCGTTAGATTTGATTACTTTTACCTCTCTTTTATAGCATCTTAACCGTTGATTCTCATTACATGGGTCCATTTACCATCATGTgaacaaaataaattaagagaTGTTTTTAGagaatctttttttctttttgaattttgtaaTCTTTGAAAACGTACCAATCTTTGCCAGCTCAAGCTTAGTTTCAAAGCGAATGTTAATGCTTCTGGTATAATTTTAAGTTCTAGTCCTTTTACTTcttatacatttaaaatttagtccttttatttttaattttaggaatGTAATTTCTCCATTCTTGTGATTTAATAACTGAGAATCCAATTGATAATACCGCTAAAAAATTTtcgttaaattaaattatgtgtcgtttttaaaattaaaaagaattgttCACATTGTCAATTTATAATCACATGAAGCTATATAAGCAAAAAGTAgaggaattaaattattatagattgaaaaaaatggactaaatttcaaattttcgaaTAGGATAAAGATAGAGTgcctaaactttttatttttggggtttttttttcattttgaaaaacaattaaaaagttattcattttattcaaatccGTCATACCTATACCCAACGAGAAAGACAGGCAGGCGGTGGCCTCAGcacccaaaaataataaaatgattatacAGCTCCTTTCGAAATTTATAAAATCACAAGTTAATACGACGGTGAATTTGCACTTTGagtctaaatattttattgttcATTTCTGATCTCTAAAGTAACTTCGTCCTAAACCAGATCAGAGTAATTATTAATCAGAAACAAAAtaagggattaaaatgaaatttctctcaaattttaatccctatatatatattggttcTTGACTTCATGTCTAGTGTATTCTTAGGCTTTAATTTGTTGATTCTctagggttttattttatttattacagGATTTTTCATGTTCATTCATGGTTGAATTATTGCATATTCTTTTTAATTGTTCCATTTTCTATGGTTTGAATTTTGTATGTTCTACGCTTACTCAATATTCTATCCTCTTTTTATTCTGTTAACTAATTATTGGGTTCAAGAATTAGATTTCATGTTATTCTTGCTTGTGTGGAATGTGTGCGTGCATGGGTATATGGATACACttttttaaaactctttaaaaacataaaaagaactTTGAAAAGTCTTTTTGTGATTATGTCGGATACAGATTCGTATTTAGCACTCACGAGTTCAAATTAATTCTTTACAGTAATTTCTTATGATTTTCTGCATGCAACTTCTTTTTAGTATTAGATCATTTGTGCTCAATGATATTATTGATATAAGAATGTGACGAGGAGGTTAGAGATGTTGGTTCACCTTAAAAGCAGAGAACCACGAGGAAGAATAAGGGGAGTCGAGAGAGAGAAAGGGGGAAGTGGTTAGAGAATGGAGGGAGCAGATGAAGAAAAAATCATTTATAATAGATTAAGAGAGTTACATAAGGTTGACTTTTTTATGTCATTGTTACGGGACTAAAATTTTAGTTTGGCAAAACCGTGCAACTTTAGAAGATTCATTCGCTTCAAATTCACTTAAGTCAACTTATCTCTCAAAAAAACGAGAATTCACAAAGAAAATTCTCTGATACACGGAAATAAAGTGGAAGCAAACTCTCAAATGAGGAAACAAAAAACGAATAGAAAAATACAAGAAAACTAAACATACCAAATATTTGAGTAAATGCTATCGATACATTTCAATATTTCAAATGTTTTTAAACTTAAATACATTTTATAGAAAATTTAGTTCCTTTGCAATGATGCTTTGACTTTATTGGACTCAACTATTCAAATTGTTGGAGTGCCATTAGCCCATTACTCTAATGGGAGTTGGAAATGTGCAAGAAGTATTTATAAGGTTATTGTTGATGTTGCCGTAACTTCATACATTTGCATCATTTTAGCATTATTTTAGTTTTGGTAAATTACACCATTAGGCATTAAACTATGCATATGTTTCttttttggtcatttaactaaaataatttacaatttagtcactgaattatttgaatgtttccatttaagccattgaactattcaaaaaattttatttaagtcactcgattgttaagttttttttcaaaaagttcCGCTAGCAAGTTCCAAGCAACAATTTGACGATCAGTACGACAGATCAGTATCCATCAAAGAGTAGAAAAACATACCTTGGATCCAAGTCGATCTGATAGTCAGTGTCAAAGATCAGAGAAAAAAAGTTATTTGAGTTTTGGTTTGCAAATTTGTGAcgccaaagttgtttcatgaaaaaaaaattgaattgtagaagagaaggggaaaTAGAGCTTTTGATTGGTGCGGGCAATGCTAACAGAGAAAGCCATATAACATTGATTTTAACAACCCAGTGgcttaaatgaaaaaattgaatagttaagtgaccaatttataacttttttagttaaacggccaaaatgaaaacttatttaTAATCTAGTGACTAATGGTATAATTTaccatttattttttcattttaaagaaacaaggaaatggaaatgaatAAGCAAAATGCTACTGACCCATGAAATTGAAAGGGAGaagaaaataatttcattcaatttccaatgtATTTTAAGTGTGATTTTCAAATGCTACCCACACTCTATTTATACACATACCATATACTAAATTTGGACTAACTCCCTAACAACCCActacatgaaattaaaataatatcagattttttttttttttacaaagtcaaaaattTGATAAACcttttgtatatttttgtatGATTACTATTTTAAACGATTtgatcattaaatttattaatataattatacttttcatacatgtaaaattttgaattgatttgataTCTTTATCACATTAATTTacaatattgtatatattaatatttattaaaaaattagaagtttttcttacataaaataaatagttaaaaaattttaatttacatcaAAATTGAAAGTGCATATGATAGTtagatcattaaaatattaatcacatGAAAATATGGTGTAAATAGATTCATCCCCATTCaataatttaaacttaattcaatttgatcataaaaaaaagttaataattttaatattttcaattcaaattcgaaacaactaaaataaaaatgatttgaacaaataatttaaaatggatgaatctaaattaaccaaaattgaaaaaaaaaaagttcctACTAAAAAATCCAAACTTTGAATTACTTCAACCCAAAACAATTCCAACATGAAAGTTACCTAAATCAAAAGGATTTTGAAACATGAATTGACTTAACCTACTATAATGAACTAAATAAAACTTATATCAATACTTTGCCACTATACCCATAATTCAATAGagcttttttttcataaaaagctAAATTAAATATCATCAATTTATTCAGTTAGATTCAagaatatcaaaatataaatccattccttaatcatatatatttaaagataTCGAATCCTTAATtgtttacaaatattaaaatttatatatatttaattaaatttaactgaAATACTTCAATTAATGAATAAATCCAAATTGAAGTATCCTATCGAAACCAGACAGAATTAGAGATTTTCATAGATCCAACCAAATCAGATTCAAAGCAGATTATTACATGCTATTTACAATATATTTCCCTATAAATAACAACAATCTTACCATAAATCTCTTGAAAAACGATTCTATATTATTTCAAATGTTGAATAAACATGGTCATTGGAATTTTTTTCCATCAGTTTACAGTTTCTTTCAGCCCCTTCAAAAATTCAAGACAAAGAAGAAAATTAACGGAAACTTGGTTTTAATAGCTCTGACTTCAGTTACTTGCCTGACACTCATAGATCGGATCGACCTTTGAAGTCAGAGGCGAGTCGAGAAGCTATCGCCGAGTGGTACATAACGTCATGAAACGACGATGAGTTGGTAATCATCAATCGGAGCTGCTTCGCCTTCTTCTCCGTAAAGCAACCGGGGTAAAACTTCGATCTCGCCAGATTTAGCAGCGGATCCGTTTCCGATCCGCCCTCTCTTCTTTCCGTGACCTCCGATTTCTTATCGGATCCAATGTAATCCGGCTCAGATGAAACTCGAAAAAGTGGAGCCCACCAGTTAGCATAGGAAGACGACGAAGTACTTTTCCGGCGGTCATGATCAGAAACGGCGGAAGCGTGGATTCCGGTGGGGCCAAAactgagaagacgagaagccatTAAAAAACTGAATTAAACGTATGTagagagaaaattagggttttcgAAATTGGGGAAAATTTTATAAGCAGAGATGGTGAAATAGTACGATCGTATAATAAATAAACAGCCATTTTCCTCAGGCGGGAAGATGGAGGGGTAAACGGATAGGATCGGACACGTGTAGGTGACTATGTAAATATATTGAGGTTAAAATCTGCTGTTAGTCCCTGtatgttgataaaatttgagatttaatccctATGCTTAAAAATTAAGTCATACttctttttagttaaaaaaacTCAGTCCAATCATTAAAAAACGTTagtatttttcttcaaaatttatcaatttggcATGTTGATCAAGGTTTTCAAAATCAGACTAATAGTTGAATTGATCAGACCACTAGTTCTTGATTTAACTGATTCAATCAGTcgatttagttttatttaaataaattattaaaaatacataattatttaaaaatagaaaaaaaacccaattataccatcaattcaatatattttttaacccATTTCAATCAGTTCTGAGCGATTTGCTCAAAATACGATTCAACTCTTTTCTAGATCGATATATCAATCGATTTTCGATCTTATTCCAACAACCATGATTTTAGTTAAGATAACCTTATATGACGTCACATATAATATGcgaaaaataattgaataaacatgttaaatttataaattttaatggaCACTACTCGTGACAATAATGATTAGATTAGGATATTTAAGTTGAAAAAGTGGGaagattaattttttaacttttaaaatatagggactaaatctcaaatctataaaagtacaaagactagtagcatattttaacttttatttgaaGTGACTAATTCGATTTGCATTGTTTTAATACTTTTTACCGGTTGCTCCGGTCATTCCCAAAGGGCTGATGGTAGCTATGACTAGGATGGATGTGAATTATCcaattttaaatttggatttgaTATAAATATGGCCTACCATATCTGAATCATTTAAAAAAGCAAATGTTTTTATAATAAGGATTTGTTCACAAATAtgtaagtaaatattattttgtcaatttataattatatctatAGTTTTAGTTAGAATTAGACTTGATCACGGGTTGAGGCCACTCGCCCAGATTCGAAGGTTCGTCTAAAAAGTGGAaggatttagataaaaatataggctcaaaaaataggcttggacaaaaaTTAAGACTAATTTTCTAAACAGACTGAACCTCGGGCAATAAAATATTACTCAAGACTCGAACCGATCAGAATCACATGCCTATACTTAGGTTAAGGCTCCGTTTGTGTCATTGAAAATGGCTTTCGGAAAATGGCTTACTTTTTTGTAAAAGctaatattttttggtgtttggatgaatctgtgtaaaatattttcttttgtttggcaggttccttaaaaatatttcataaaattcgttttcaattaaacaaacatacatttgagatttttttatcatttcattgtttaattgagtttattttatatctataattttatattttacattatttttacatatattaaaaatattttgttaaaagtAGGTTCATTGTaacgtcattttttagttacatgactaccaagtgagtatttttttatttaaaaatgtgacattaacaaaattgacaaaaaaaacaatgtcaacaattgaacttgattttcaaatctggaaagtagagggactaaattcttaaaaataaaagtacaaagactaaattgcaaatttgtgaagagtacatagacttatgacatattttaacatttatactacaaaatatttattattactatatttataactgtaataaatatttattattaaaatattaatattgatatttttgaataatattatttaaaattattatttttaaaatttattattaaaataaaattaaaatattaaataatttattaaaataataaattatgttaataatttattatatgactaaatataaataattaaatatgcatgtttaataatattaaaaaacataatattttatattaatattttaaatattgtaaatatttttaaaaataaaaataaagattattatcaatataataatattaaacttgatttaagttaatttttatataaaagtaaaattatatttggaGCATCTCTTTTCCGGAAAATGACCTACgcttttcaaaagggtaagtcattttaaaataaaaaaattttattttacattgacctgtaaatattttttgttgactaaattattttatgtgaaacaaacacaataaaatatagaaaatattttcgAATCTTTTACATAAAAACAAACCCACCCTAATTTTAAACtgaatatgtatataataatagaatTATCATTATTGTtctaaaacaaaacttttacccATGCATACTTCTCTAAACCCTACCTAGCTAACATCATCAACAATGGCAGGCCAAGATTTGCCCGATGAGCTTCTTTGCCacattctttctttccttccctctCATTTTTCGGTAAGGATATATGGAGGTCGGTTCCCATTCTTGACCTGccggaaaatcattataattccaGCTATCCGTTCGACGGTATCATGAACCATGTCTTGAACAACCACGAAAACTTGACAAGTGTCCGTAGGATTTTTCTTTCGTTAGAAACCGCTACGTAAAACAAATCCGTGATTTCTGAGTGGATCCATCTCTCTACCACTGCTACTTCGTCTAACCTCGAAGAGTTTCATATTGATATACCTCTCAACTATTCCATTAATTTACCTCGTGCGATCTTTACGTGCCAGAAGCTCAAAACTATAAACTTGTTTAAAGGGGTCCTAGTCGACAAAATCCCGACCGACGTCCGTGTTTGCTTTCCATGTCTCGAGACCGCCCGGCTTGAATCGTTTCCGATAGTGGGTGGTAACACGTGGAGCAAGTTTTCCTTAGCTGCCCACGGTTCAGGattttcgactttgaaaattgcGTTCTTCACTCAGATAAGATCCCCTTGTCGGCCACGGTTACTGTCAAGAAACTATATTTAGAATACCATGAAGATGGTGATTCAAGCTTCAGCAAGCATTGATGTTACTGAAACTTCTAAAGACGCCTTTGATTTTTTGAAGTCCATCTCTACTATGATAAAGCCCTTGGAGATGAAGGGTAAGATTCCCAAATTACGTACGAAATTTTATTTGGGTAAAATCAATTAGGTTAccaaattaattaagtaaattattaaaattttattaaaaaaaagttacaattgaTTCAGCCAATTAGAGTTAATTTAaacatcatttattttaatgtaacattaaatattgattttgatttaaCCCAAAAAGAAATATGATGAATTTTGAATAGATACAaggttaatttgaaaaaaaaaagggtttgagGGAGCTTCAATTCTTCAATTATTCGGGTCTAATAGGGTTTAGGTTAATCCACTACCCCAGAATAATTACCAATATAATAATACTTCATTCGTATTCAATATGTGCATGGTTCAATGATGTATGTTTTTGCAgttaaatttttggtttaaaaatcaTAACAATTGGTGCATGTTTTTCTTTGATTTTGAAGTTCaagttgttgatttttttttaatgatgAAATCGGATTGGGTCaagtttaattttgaattgattt is a window of Gossypium hirsutum isolate 1008001.06 chromosome D08, Gossypium_hirsutum_v2.1, whole genome shotgun sequence DNA encoding:
- the LOC121220001 gene encoding uncharacterized protein, giving the protein MASRLLSFGPTGIHASAVSDHDRRKSTSSSSYANWWAPLFRVSSEPDYIGSDKKSEVTERREGGSETDPLLNLARSKFYPGCFTEKKAKQLRLMITNSSSFHDVMYHSAIASRLASDFKGRSDL
- the LOC107909225 gene encoding GTP-binding nuclear protein Ran-3 codes for the protein MALPNQQTVDYPSFKLVIVGDGGTGKTTFVKRHLTGEFEKKYEPTIGVEVHPLDFFTNCGKIRFYCWDTAGQEKFGGLRDGYYIHGQCAIIMFDVTARLTYKNVPTWHRDLCRVCENIPIVLCGNKVDVKNRQVKAKQVTFHRKKNLQYYEISAKSNYNFEKPFLYLARKLAGDPNLHFVESPALAPPEVHIDLAAQQQHEAELAAAASQPLPDDDDDAFE